From Deltaproteobacteria bacterium, one genomic window encodes:
- the pilO gene encoding type 4a pilus biogenesis protein PilO, whose protein sequence is MAGVLDNLPIEDIKKGLNVYLKWPVGQKVGLHVVVVAVISAAFHFGLYDATEIEITRLKGQYKKLDERLVEAQALAAQRDKFLDEINRLREAIAEAQTRLPLQAKVPEFMNQVNRIGKDNGIRFDKMAPQAEKPIQFYASIPLTLEMEGRYHGLGIFFNELANQQRIINIENLTLKPVDDSGALLKATVTATTFRFLTDAEQKAVPTKKGGR, encoded by the coding sequence ATGGCTGGAGTGCTGGACAACCTTCCCATCGAAGACATTAAGAAGGGTCTTAATGTCTACCTGAAGTGGCCTGTTGGCCAGAAGGTCGGGCTCCATGTGGTTGTGGTGGCTGTAATCAGCGCCGCCTTCCACTTCGGACTCTACGATGCCACTGAGATCGAGATTACCCGCCTGAAAGGCCAGTACAAGAAGCTGGATGAGCGTCTGGTTGAAGCGCAGGCGCTGGCGGCCCAGAGAGACAAGTTCCTGGATGAAATCAACCGTTTGCGTGAGGCAATTGCAGAAGCACAGACGCGTCTTCCGCTTCAGGCAAAGGTCCCCGAATTCATGAACCAGGTAAACCGTATCGGAAAGGATAACGGAATCCGGTTTGACAAGATGGCTCCTCAGGCGGAAAAGCCGATCCAGTTCTATGCGAGCATTCCGCTGACGCTAGAAATGGAAGGCCGTTACCACGGGTTGGGGATATTCTTTAATGAACTGGCGAACCAGCAGCGGATCATCAACATCGAGAACCTGACATTGAAGCCAGTCGATGACAGCGGTGCGTTGCTCAAGGCCACCGTCACGGCCACGACATTCCGGTTTCTTACCGATGCTGAACAGAAGGCCGTGCCAACGAAGAAGGGAGGCAGGTAA
- a CDS encoding PilN domain-containing protein, whose translation MIKINLIPPRISKRELQLRSELAIFALVVFLTLTIWIYRVAQITSERDDWQKKIQSHTRNLEVLKPVEKEIEEFKKQREVLKSRQETIEKLVNARTGPARIMSDISRIKPTKLWLTGFTQKDNSLTLTGVADESATVIDFINRLREQPTFESVDAPELKESEGDPKTASAKASGLRKSVEFKFRARVSTRA comes from the coding sequence ATGATCAAGATCAATCTTATCCCCCCTCGCATATCCAAGCGCGAGCTTCAGCTCCGCTCCGAGCTGGCAATCTTTGCCCTGGTGGTTTTCCTGACGCTCACGATCTGGATTTACCGGGTTGCCCAGATCACTTCGGAACGCGATGACTGGCAGAAGAAGATACAGAGTCACACCAGGAATCTGGAAGTTCTGAAGCCGGTCGAAAAGGAAATCGAAGAGTTCAAGAAGCAGCGGGAAGTGCTGAAGTCGCGGCAGGAAACCATTGAGAAGCTGGTTAATGCCCGCACGGGTCCGGCGCGGATCATGTCGGATATTTCCCGGATCAAGCCCACAAAGCTGTGGCTTACGGGGTTCACCCAGAAAGACAATTCGCTGACACTTACCGGTGTTGCCGACGAAAGCGCGACGGTCATCGACTTCATCAATCGCCTTCGTGAGCAGCCGACGTTTGAATCGGTAGATGCGCCCGAGCTCAAGGAAAGCGAAGGCGATCCCAAAACTGCCTCAGCAAAGGCCAGCGGGCTACGGAAGTCCGTGGAGTTCAAGTTCAGGGCGCGGGTTTCGACCCGGGCCTGA
- the pilM gene encoding type IV pilus assembly protein PilM, whose protein sequence is MFGGEKRLIGLDIGSHSVKACVLKPAKKGWKLVKYGVRELPSECIVDGAIMNGAAVSEVITELLAEIKPKLKGCATSISGNSVIIKIIQVPFMTAETLRESIQFEAEQYVPFDINDVNIDFEILSKEADSQGKMDVLLVAAKRDMVNDYATVIAEAGYACEVVEHDAFSIENMFCANYELAEGEIVALVDVGAAVTNLNVLKSGRSVFTRDAAIGGNLLTEEIQKQLNVSYSEAEAFKIGKRADEASDEVIPQEVESIIAGVGEQIVTEIQKSVDYFIGQATDETISKIYLSGGASQTPGLVRLLQERLSIPCEFVNPFNSIIYSEKEFDAAALERDAAQMSVSVGLAMRRVGDK, encoded by the coding sequence TTGTTTGGCGGCGAAAAGCGGCTGATCGGCCTGGATATCGGGTCGCACTCGGTGAAGGCCTGTGTGCTGAAACCGGCCAAGAAGGGCTGGAAGCTGGTCAAGTACGGCGTCCGGGAGCTTCCATCCGAATGTATTGTCGACGGGGCGATCATGAACGGTGCTGCCGTGAGCGAAGTGATCACTGAGCTTCTGGCCGAGATCAAGCCTAAGCTGAAGGGTTGTGCCACCTCGATTTCCGGCAACTCCGTTATCATCAAGATCATCCAGGTGCCGTTCATGACTGCGGAAACTCTCCGTGAGTCAATCCAGTTCGAGGCCGAACAGTACGTCCCGTTTGATATCAACGACGTGAACATCGACTTTGAGATACTGAGCAAGGAAGCCGATTCACAGGGCAAGATGGACGTGCTTCTGGTCGCTGCCAAGCGGGACATGGTGAATGACTACGCAACGGTAATTGCCGAGGCGGGCTATGCCTGCGAGGTGGTCGAGCACGATGCGTTTTCGATCGAGAACATGTTCTGCGCCAACTACGAGTTGGCCGAAGGCGAGATCGTCGCGCTGGTGGACGTGGGGGCGGCCGTGACGAATCTGAACGTTCTCAAGTCCGGCCGCAGCGTTTTTACGCGTGACGCGGCAATCGGCGGCAATCTTCTCACCGAGGAGATCCAGAAGCAGCTTAATGTCTCTTATTCCGAGGCCGAGGCCTTCAAGATCGGCAAGCGGGCGGATGAGGCCTCTGACGAGGTGATCCCCCAGGAAGTAGAGTCGATCATTGCCGGCGTTGGCGAGCAGATCGTGACGGAAATCCAGAAGTCAGTGGACTACTTCATTGGACAGGCGACTGACGAGACCATTTCCAAGATATACCTGTCGGGCGGCGCTTCGCAGACTCCGGGGCTGGTTCGTCTCCTGCAGGAGCGCCTCAGCATCCCTTGTGAATTTGTGAATCCCTTTAACTCCATCATCTACTCCGAAAAGGAGTTTGACGCTGCGGCTCTGGAACGGGATGCGGCCCAGATGTCCGTATCGGTCGGGCTGGCCATGCGGCGGGTGGGTGACAAATGA
- a CDS encoding helix-turn-helix domain-containing protein yields MSQVNSALGGEPSRHKFPFSRNNVRKLREALLMSKAELARRAGVSSLTIDRIEAGHDCRMDTKRKVILALGLKLTERHKVFADQEDAA; encoded by the coding sequence ATGTCTCAAGTAAATAGCGCCCTGGGGGGCGAGCCCTCCCGTCACAAGTTTCCGTTTTCCCGCAACAATGTTCGCAAGTTGCGGGAAGCGTTGCTGATGTCAAAGGCGGAACTGGCTCGCCGAGCGGGTGTCAGTTCGCTTACAATTGACCGTATCGAAGCGGGACACGACTGCCGCATGGATACCAAGCGCAAGGTAATTCTTGCACTTGGCCTGAAACTCACTGAACGCCACAAGGTGTTCGCGGACCAGGAAGATGCGGCCTGA